TTCGCCGAGAGTTTCCGGTATTGGTGGCGTGGCTCAGCATGTTTCCAGTTTGATGAGTAGGTTGAGGAGGATGGGTTTCGATGTGGATTACATTTCCACTGAGAATACTGTTCATATACCTATTAAGGGGTTGTATAATCCAAGCTTTTCACTCTCATCTTTCTGGAAGG
This genomic interval from Candidatus Methanomethylicota archaeon contains the following:
- a CDS encoding glycosyltransferase family 1 protein, yielding MRVLMISPRVSGIGGVAQHVSSLMSRLRRMGFDVDYISTENTVHIPIKGLYNPSFSLSSFWK